One Thalassospira marina DNA window includes the following coding sequences:
- a CDS encoding host-nuclease inhibitor Gam family protein, which yields MTTMMTTMAEIELKTQGYAAARAELEEAVKALQEDLDKVKARYMGMIRKQIESVREHEHELSALITKAPGLFEKPKSRTFAGIKVGYAKQPGRLECPDDDQLISAIRKLFPDSAKTLIKTTEKPVKSALSNMNAKDLKRLGVSVVDATDVVIVKPQDSDVDKLVAALIEED from the coding sequence ATGACCACCATGATGACTACGATGGCAGAGATTGAACTTAAAACGCAGGGCTATGCCGCCGCGCGTGCAGAGCTTGAGGAAGCTGTCAAGGCCCTGCAGGAAGACCTCGATAAGGTTAAGGCCCGCTATATGGGCATGATCCGCAAACAGATTGAGAGTGTGCGCGAGCATGAGCACGAACTTTCAGCCCTGATCACGAAAGCGCCAGGTCTGTTTGAAAAACCCAAATCGCGCACTTTTGCGGGCATCAAGGTTGGTTATGCCAAGCAGCCGGGCCGTCTTGAATGCCCCGATGATGACCAGCTGATCAGTGCGATCCGCAAGCTGTTTCCCGACAGCGCCAAAACGCTGATCAAAACCACCGAAAAGCCGGTCAAATCCGCCCTTTCCAACATGAATGCAAAAGACCTGAAGCGCCTTGGCGTTTCGGTGGTCGATGCCACCGATGTCGTCATTGTCAAGCCGCAGGACAGTGACGTTGACAAGCTGGTTGCGGCGCTGATCGAGGAGGATTGA